ctggcatggagggagctgatggcaagcgggcagcgctgcagagagacagctctgcccaggagcagctcctctgccaagcgcagcagggctgagggcactgcctgcaggcagcgagggcagaggagggaggcagagagtgtaaaggcagtctggggtgggaggagagaggagagctcgcttggagaaagatcatcacagccctgaacagggtaagtctctggctgcagggcaatgcagctgcggttcctggaatgatctcccaaagctggcacatcccacagcctctgggatctatcaggaggtctctcacagtttctccagcgtagaggaaaaggacttgctttggagcagggcttccctgtggctctgtcaaagggacagggcacatcagctgccttcacccggggatggctgcagtgtgaaggtgggtgtgcagccaggggtgcccagggctgtccttcagagcagggtcccttcacccaagggtgctttgtgccgtggcagggacttatctcctgtcaggatcagctctccgtttacctgaggagctcccaacagcagtgcggggagaagctgtggggggaagaggcaactcctggcaggagagtgtcctgctgtcaagggggtgctgcgtggggcagggctgctctcagctgcagttcacccccaggacatttcccaggggattgtttgagggaaagctcaaggcaggaattacgttacagataaggagctttcctgcgtttgtgtttttattttcctagtgagagggtggggaggtagaacaagggatacatgtatagggagctctcaagtgggaagaagtcagtgagactcctgagctgtagctttgagtgatcagtaggtctgccaggaacctcctggagtgccttcagccactcctctgcccatgggcagcaccagcatcagctctgctggacccatcggggttgttctgacctgcccttttccacctgcaaacaggaacgtgaacccggccagtgcccggcaaacaggcaggtttctgtggggccaaggggagtgcacaggggttgggatggggtctgtgagagctgacagggaaaagacatgggacagggaaacacctcccaggaggaaaatctcccggcagcagagctatgatcagggaatgagaggaaagagaaaccagaaatgctgtgggaggaaggattcagaaaactctgtatgatcccctccaatgcagaccccttcccctgagcaagtgtctccatgggaatgaagtgtccaagctctcctctaacccgtggggctgtgggcaaagtagtctatgtggctggggaatgagctgactctccccttctgagataccatcactaggacacttgggtgtctccttggggtgtccttccaagcactgcgctgccctccaggatgccagtctgtcctggagcatcctggtgttacctgaatgcccagtggagaagcgcagagacgctacgaccaaggaaaggctgctgggtttgcgAAATGAGCCATGTGTGTCcgtggcgagaagtggggtgctgagaccttgagaaaaggtgagacgctgagctctcggcagtgggtttctctgctctcagcagcgcctggtgtcttttcaggtctacatgtgagtgtgattcccctctgtctcagaaaggcacaagcagagggcagctgggaacaagacagagggacaggccagctcccctcgctctgcactaaccctcagacaatcccctggcctggcaggactccctttgctgtccctgaacgcagcagaaatggtgagggtttctgaaatccaagagaatctcctgctgagacgggagagagctgtataagaacctctctccaacactcttgcaactgtggtttcatggcaatgggagtgcagagactgacaagcccttttttcacgaggagaggtttatctgagaaattgggacaccaggactgcccaccccattcccacgaatctgctgctgcagagcagggctgactcctgggcatccggcgggcagaggtcccgctcctcctggcacacctggacagaaccaaccagagctccagccacagagctgaatgaagatctgacagaaatggaaaagcagagcagagtgtgaggtatgagaactggtgttgatttttctcagaaaagtctcccctaacttgtcactgtgctttcctccttgttcagtgctccacaccaaaaggcaccaaatgtccaacagcagctccatcacccagttcttcctcctggcattcgcagacacacgggagctgcagctcttgcacttcgggctcttcctgggcacctacctggctgccctcctgggcaacggcctcatcatcacggccatcgcctgtgacagccgcctccacacccccatgtacttcttcctcctcaacctcgccctccttgacctgggctccatctccaccactgtccccaaatctatggccaattccctgtgggacaccagggccatctcctatgcaggatgtgttgcccaggtcttttttttctttttctgtgctgtagcagagttttatcttctcaccattatggcctatgaccgctacgttgccatctgcaaacccctgcactacgggaccctcctgggcagcagagcttgtgtccacatggcagcagctgcctggggcagtgggtttctctatgctctcctgcacacggccaatacattttccctgcccctctgccagggcaatgccctggaccagttcttctgtgaaatcccccagatcctcaagctctcctgctcacactcctacctcagggaagttgggcttcttgtattagggtgttttttagcttttgtgtgctttgtgttcatcgtgctgtcctatgtgcagatcttcagggccgtgctgaggatcccctctgagcagggacggcacaaagccttctccacgtgcctccctcacctggccgtggtctccctgtttgtcagcactgccgtgtttgcctacctgaagcccccctccatctcctccccatccctggatgtggtggtggctgtgctgtactcggtggtgcctccagccgtgaaccccctcatctacagcatgaggaaccaggagctcaaggatgccctctggaaattaatgaccaggttattttctgcagcaataaactgtctcctgcaaatcactcataatgtaattcattatacgccaagcccgtcttctataggtttggttaggggttaggtaactgtgtgttaggtttggttgagggttttggctttttcttactttttttttttttaaattatgtacttttgtcctcaaataaatgtcattatttgagattttttttttactacctatctatccaaatttctgagactcacagactcatgcccaaaatccttcttctcaggccttttctgcacgggtagagctgcaggggtagagcctgagcgctgaggaggaggggaaagaatcccagtacttgcagagcaccagcacttgttctttccggggctgctctattttcacttccacactcgccttctgagcccctgtgttgatctaaggcctgagtgctctggcagcttggtcatggtgctgctgtgtagcagctctgtgatcacaggcacggagaagcaatgggcacctctgagaaaaagctcgtctgcataacagagtttccaccatgaaaggggatctgctcagggcagtgcaggaaggattaggtcttcttccacagttgctgtcaagagcgttccttcaaacgtgccctggtgagggatgcccagtaaagaggtaaagagtgtgcgtgtgcagggtgagggcacacacaacagtgtccttgcacagccacacctccagggacagaactgaaggaccagcagagcggggtctggtctgtgcctttgtttgctggacaccccggggaagctgtcccagggcaatcgtcacagaacagacacctgaaaccaccatttgcagaactggacgcctacgcaaacccagagaggatgtttgtctgcctgtggagagacaccgaataacgaggtcagaagtccctgtttgcatggttcagaggagatttcggcatgcacaccgtgtgcatgtggggacatgaacccgagagagcacaaacaccagcagctgttcttagaaatgcccgaaagtgctgtgggacaggccgtgtcccttcattggagagtaacgtcccctgggaaaccccctgaatgcagcactgggatgg
This window of the Rissa tridactyla isolate bRisTri1 unplaced genomic scaffold, bRisTri1.patW.cur.20221130 scaffold_29, whole genome shotgun sequence genome carries:
- the LOC128903360 gene encoding olfactory receptor 14J1-like, producing the protein MSNSSSITQFFLLAFADTRELQLLHFGLFLGTYLAALLGNGLIITAIACDSRLHTPMYFFLLNLALLDLGSISTTVPKSMANSLWDTRAISYAGCVAQVFFFFFCAVAEFYLLTIMAYDRYVAICKPLHYGTLLGSRACVHMAAAAWGSGFLYALLHTANTFSLPLCQGNALDQFFCEIPQILKLSCSHSYLREVGLLVLGCFLAFVCFVFIVLSYVQIFRAVLRIPSEQGRHKAFSTCLPHLAVVSLFVSTAVFAYLKPPSISSPSLDVVVAVLYSVVPPAVNPLIYSMRNQELKDALWKLM